The Nitrososphaerota archaeon region GGGACGACCGTGCGTCGATCGCCAGCGTAATCAACAGTGTCGTGAGCGAACCGACGCCCAGCTTCGACCTGAGCCTCTCCTTGGCGGTAACCGCTATTGGCTCCAGTCTCTTCCTCTCGCTGCGCTCTATCAACCTGTCCACAACCAAGTAAGTTACCGGGAGAGTCACACCGAGCCCGATGAACGCCGCTACCACGCTCAGGACGAGGTCGTCCAGGGTGATTGCCAACGGGCTAGGCTGCGGGGTTCGTCGTGATTAAGTTATGGCGATCAGTTCGTTCGGGAAGTGCTGCTGGCCGGGTGAGCTCCCCGCCCGAATGCTCCCCGCCTGAATGACTCCTGAAAGCTGTCCTCGGCAGCAGACCGGCGTTAAATATGACAGGAGGCTGAATGCGCTGCGATTGGCGGTGCAGGAAAGTGAAGTTACAGCGAGGGAGTCAGGGGCCCCGATTGGCTCGGTGTCCTCCGTGCTGCGGTATCCGGTGAAGTCAATGCTCGGAGAGGAGATTGATGCCTCCTATGTCACTGACCGCGGACTACTAGGCGACCGGGCCTACGCGCTCGTCGACAAAGCCTCTGGGAAGGTGGCGAGCGCCAAGAATCCGCGGAAGTGGGGAAGGCTCTTTGATTTTCGGGCCTCGTTCGTAGATCCTCCACGGGTAGGCGAGAACTTGCCAGCCGTTCGAATCACTTTCCCAGATGGCAGCTCGACGACATCGGTCAAGCCAGGGGTCGATGACTTGCTGTCGAAGGCCCTCGGCGCCGAAGTCCAGCTAATGCCACCGTCACTGGACAACCCAAGTTATGAGGAGTACTGGCCCGACATCGAGGGACGCGTCAAGAAGTCCGAGGTCACAGATGAGTCCATGCCACCACGGACGTTCTTCGATGCCGCGCCTGTTCACCTTCTTACTACAGCTACCACAGATCATCTTCACGAGTTCTACCCCCAGGGGCGATTCGAGGCGAAGCGCTTCAGGCCGAACATAGTTGTCGAACCCTCCTCAGCAGCGAAGGGTTTCGTGGAGGAAGGTTGGATT contains the following coding sequences:
- a CDS encoding MOSC domain-containing protein → MAVQESEVTARESGAPIGSVSSVLRYPVKSMLGEEIDASYVTDRGLLGDRAYALVDKASGKVASAKNPRKWGRLFDFRASFVDPPRVGENLPAVRITFPDGSSTTSVKPGVDDLLSKALGAEVQLMPPSLDNPSYEEYWPDIEGRVKKSEVTDESMPPRTFFDAAPVHLLTTATTDHLHEFYPQGRFEAKRFRPNIVVEPSSAAKGFVEEGWIGRTLHLGAEVRLRVTGPCKRCVMTTLPQGDLPQDLGILRTAARYNQVKVGVYASVEKGGQIRRGDSVWMG